The DNA segment GGTGTCGAGCGCCTTCCAGGTGCCTTGCAGCAGCATGGTGTCGCCGGGCTGGAGCACGACGCCGGCCGTCTTCGGCTCGTCGCCGTCCGTGGGCTCGCCGGCGCCGCGCTGCACGGCGAGGATGATGAGGTCGCCGCTCTCGGTGACCATGCCCGGAAACACGGTCTGGCCGATCAGGCCGGAACGGGGCGGGATCACCACCTCGGCGAGGCCCGAGCGGCGGTTGAACAGGGTTTCCTCGCTGTCGGTGGGCCCTTCCTCGCGGAAGGACAGATGCATCCGGGCGGCGAAATCGGCCACGGCCTCGGCATCGCCGCGCAGCAGGAGCTGGTCGCCGTCGGCGATCGCGGTGCGGCGCAGGGGGCCGGCGGTCGCGCCGTCCTGGACGGCGACGAGCTGGAGGCCGGGCCAGTCGGCGAGCGTGATCGCGCTGGAAGGCTGGCCGACATAGGGGCAGGTCGCGCGGATGCGCAGCTGGTGGATGCCGCTCGACAGCCCGTATTGCTCGACCAGGGTCTTGGCGTGGCGGCTGAAATCCGCCGGCATGGTCGCGCCGTTGCGCTGCGGCAGCAGCCGCTCGCCGAACAGGATGATGATCGCCATGGTGCCGACGAGCAGCGGGACGCCGGCCAGCGCGAACTCGAAGAAGCCGAAGCCGCCGACGCCGGCATCGAGCGCCGCCTCCGAGACGAGCACGTTCACCGGGGTGCCGGTCAGCGCCAGCATGGAGCCGGCATGGCCGGCAAAGACCAGCGGCATCAGGAGCTGCGAGGAGTTGCGCTTGAGCCTGACCGCGGTGACGACGACGACCGGCAGCAGCGCCGCGACCGCGCCGTTGAGGCTGATCAGCGCGACGAGCAGCGCCACCAGCCCCATCATCAGCACCAGCAGGCGGGTGCGGCTTTCCTCGCCCGCACCCCTGATCAGGAGCTGGCCGGCCCAGGCGGTGACGCCGGTGACCTCCAGCCCCGACGAGACGACGAAGAGCGAGGCGATGAAGATGACGGCCGGGTCGCCGAGGCCGGCGAGCGCCTGGGGCAGGGTGAGCACGCCTGTCGCCCACAGGCCGAGCGCCGTGCCCATCGCGACGAGCACGACGGGCACCCTGTTCGTGATGAACAGGACGACGGCTATGGCGATGATCAGGCCGGTATAGGCGATCGGGCTCACGCGGCGGCTCCTTGTGGGGGGCTGCGCGGCGGCAGGCCCTGCTTGGGGTCTTTTTAGTCTTCGAGCGTCGCCATCAGGATGCCGAGGCGGCAACCCTTCTCGTATTCGTCGAGCCTGACATATTCCTTGATCGTATGGATCTCGGCCTGGCCGGCGCCGATGGTGATCGTCGGCACGCCGTGCTTGTCGAGCCAGTTGGCGTCGAGGCCGCCATTGGAGAACAGATAGACCGGCTCGATGCCGAGCAGGCCGAGCGCCTTGGCGGCGCGCTGCACCACCGGGGCGTCCTTGGCGAGCTCGAAGGGCGGATAGCTCGGCTTGTGGGTGAAGGTCACCTTCGCGGTCTCGCCGGCGTCGTCCTTGACCTCGCCCTGCGCCTTGGCGAAGGCGGCCTTGAAGCCTTCGGCGATCTTGGTGGCGAAGGCGGCCTCGGGGCTGCGGGCCTCGCCGCGGATGAAGGCGTAGTCGGTGACGACGTTGGTGGCGTCGCCGGCCGCGACCGTGCCGCCCTTTCCGCCGAAGATGCCGACATTGCTGGTGCCGCGCCCGTCGGGCTTGACGATCTTGCCGAACCAGCCCTCGCGCCGGGCTTCCGCGATCGCGATCGCGCCGACGAGCGTGGCCGAGATGCCCTTCTCGGGCGCGACGCCGGCGTGGGACGCCTTGCCGGTGATCTCGACCTCCCAGTTCTCCTGGCCGACGGCGCCGATCAGGAGCTCGGAAGAGAGCTGGCCGTCGACGTTGATGCACATCGCCGCGCCGCCGAGGTCCTTCGGGTCGAGTTCGCGCGCGCCGTGCAGGCCGCTCTCCTCGCGCACCGTGAACAGCAGCGTGATCGGCGGATGCGGCAGCTTGTGCTTGATCAGCGTCTCGGCCAGCACGACGAGCAGGGCCACGCCGGTGCGCGCGTCGCCGCCGAGCGCGGTGGTGCCGTCGGAGACGATGCGGTCGCCCTCGCGCTTCGGCTTGGCGCCGGCGCAGAGCGGCACGGTGTCGAGATGGGTCGAGAACAGCAGGCGCGGGCCCGGCCGGGTGCCGGGCAGGTCGACGATCAGGTTGCCGGTCTCGGTCGGCAGCGGGATGCGCTTGTTGGCGTCGTCGAAGCGGATCGCGGAGGCCGGCACGCCGACCGCCTTCAACGCGTCGACGACGGCGGCGCCGATCTTGGCCTCCTGGCCGGTCACGCCCTCGACCGAGAGGAAGCGCATCAGATGCGCGATGGCGGCTTCGACGTCGAGGGGGATGTTGGGTGTGCTCATGATGGTGATCCGATCGATTGAAAGCGGCGTCGTGATGCCGAGGCGCGGCGGGGCACTAGAGGCCCCACGGCAGCCCGAGCACCTTCCAGAGCGCGAAGAGGGCGGTCCAGACCACGAACATCCAGACGACATAGGGCAGCATCAGCGAGACGACCGTGCCGACGCCGGCGTTGCGGTCGTATTTCTGCGTGAAGCCGACGACGAGAGCGAAATAGGCGTTGAGCGGGGTGATCGCGTTCATCGGCGAATCGCCGACGCGATAGGCGGCCAGCACGGCTTCCGGCTCGACGCCGAGCTTCATCAGCAACGGCACGAAGACGGGCGCGAAGATCGCCCATTTCGCGATCGCGCCGGTGAGCAGCAGGTCTATGATCGCGACTACCACGATGAAGCCGATCAAGAGCGGCAACGCCCCGATATTTGCCGCCTGCAGCACGCCCGACAGGCTCAGCGCCATCACCGTGCCGATATTGGTGTAGGTGAAATAGGCGACGAACTGGCTGAGCACGAAGAACAGGAAGATCGTGCCGCCCATGCTCTTGATCGACTTCTCGATCGCCGCGATCACCTCGGTCAGGGTCCGCATCGTTCCGGCGCCGATGCCGTAGGTCCAGCCGCTGATCAGGAACATCAGCATGATCAGCGCGATCAGCCCGTTCATGAAGGGCGAGTTGCCGATCAGCTCGCCGGTCGTCGGATTGCGCAAGGGCGCGCCCGCGGGCAGCGTCAGCAGGCAGAACACGGCGATCAGCGCGAGCATGCCGAAGCCAGCATAGCGCAGGCCGCGCGATTCCGCTTTGGACAGCACGGCGCCCTGCTCGGTCACGGTGCCTTCGGCTGCCGTCTTGGGATCGTAGGCGCCCAGGCGCGGCGACACGACCCGGTCGGTGATGAAGGCGACGACGATGGTCAGGACCAGGACCGAGGCGATCGAGAACCAGAGATTGGAGGCAAGCCCGATCGAGCGGTTCGGATCGACCAGCCGGGCGGCGTCGTTGGTGAACTCGACCAGAACCGCGTCGAGCGGCTTGATCAGCATGTTGACGGTGAAGGCACCGGCCACCGCCGCGAAGCCCAGTGCCAGGCCGGCCACCGGGTTGCGGCCGACGGCGAGATAGGCGACGCCGGCGAGCGGGATCAGGACCAGATAGCCGGCGTCCGCCGCGATCGAGGACAGGATGCCGACGAAGGACAGGATATAGGTCAGCGCCCAGCCGGGGGAGACGATGACGAGCTTGCGGATCAGCGCCGTCACCAGCCCCGATTCCTCGGCGACGCCGGCGCCGATCATGGCCACGATCATCAGGCCGACCGCCGTGAAGCTCATGAAGTTCGGCACCAGCGACGAATACATGAAGCGGATGCCTTCGAGCGTCAGCAGGCTGCGGATCGCCGTGCTCGCCTGCTCGATCTTGTGCGTCTCGGGGTTGATCCGCTCGAAGGTGACGGCGGCCCCGAACAGCCCGAGCACCGCGGAAAGCGCGATGACGATGCCGATCAGGATCAGGAAGATGACGACGGGGTGCGGGACCATGTTCCCCACCCTCTCGACGCCATCGAGGAATCTCTGCATGGCCGTCTTCGGCGCGGCGGCGGTGGTCATTCCATTTCCCCCTTGAAGCCTGAAGGCCTTCAGTGACGGACCTGCGGCCGGCAGGAGGAAAACCCGGACGATCCGGGCGCCTGCAGAACTCAGGAGCATCAAGCGGGAAACTTAAGTCTGGTCGATGCGGGGCGCATGGGCAGAGAATCCCAAACTCTTGGCGCCTCGTCTCAAAATCGAGCCGTAGCGTCCGCGCCGGAGCTTTTTCGAGCAAAGCGGCCGCCGGCTCGCCGAAAGAAGATGCGATAGAATAAAAACTTAGAGCCATTCCGCGATTCGCCGGAACAATAGAATCGTTCAAGGAGCGCGGGCTTGCCGGTGGCGGAGCGGCTTTTTACAGTCGGCCGGCGAGCCGGATGCGATGGTGCGGGGCCGCGTCCTGTGTTCGCAAGGCGGGGAGAGCAAGGGGATGTCCGAGGCTTCGGGGTGGACGGCGTGAAGCGGTTGGAACGGCGTCCGCGCCCTGGTCATGTCCGCCTGCCCCGGCTCCTGCCGCTCGCGCTCGCCGCCGGGCTCGCCGGCTGCGCGTCGACGCCGCGCGGGCTGCTCGAGCCGGTTTCGCCCGTTCCCGGCACCGACAAGGTCGACATGCTGGCGGCGACGACGCGCGCGCACTCCGCCGATGCGGGTGTCCTCTTCAGCGGCGAGCGGGGCGAGGGCGTCTCGTTCCGCAACATCGTCGTCTCGATCCCGCGTGAGCGCGAGGTCGGCACCATCCAGCTGCCGCGCTCCATCCCCGGAGACCCCGCCAGGGATTTCGTCGTCACCGCCTCGAAGCCGGTGCCGAAGGCCAGGCTCGGCGACTGGTTCCGCGCGACCGGCGGGCGGGCGAAGCGCGTCTTCGTGTTCGTGCACGGCTTCAACACGCCGTTCGACCGGGCGGTCTTCCGCTTCGCGCAGCTGGCGCACGATGCCGACGCCGACGCCGCGCCGGTGCTGTTCTCCTGGCCGTCGCGCGGCTTTCTGCTCGACTACAGCCGCGACTTCGACAACGCCTCCTATTCACGCTCCGATCTCGCCGATCTGCTCAAAGTGGCCGCGGCCAGCCCCGCCGTCCGCGAGATCGTGATCCTGGCCCATTCGATGGGGAGCTGGCCCGCCGTCGAGGCGGTCAGGCAGATCGCGCTCGAGGATGGCGGCGTCCCGCGCAAGATCGGCAACCTCATCCTGGCCTCGCCCGATCTCGATGTCGGCGTCTTCCGGCGCCAGATCGAGGATATGGGGACGAAGCGCCCGCAGATCACGGTGTTCTCGGCACAGCACGACCGGGCCCTGCAGCTGTCGCGCTTCATCGCCCGCGGCGCGACGCGGCTCGGTGGCATCGATCCGACGCAGGAGGAATATCGCCGCCAGTTCGCCGGGCTCTCCGGGATCACCGTGATCGACCTGTCCGAGGTCAACAGCGATCGCCTGAATCACGACCTGTTCGCGGCCAGCCCCGATGCGGTGCGTCTCATCGGCGACAGGCTGCTGCAGGGGCAGGTGATCACCGATGGCGACGTCTCGGCCCCCGTGGCCGCAGCCGGCGCGCTCGGCTCCGCCGCGACGCTCCTGATCACGGCCTCGATACGGGTCTTCGATGCTGCGTCCGCGCCGTAGAATCCGCGCCGCCGGATGGCGCGGGCACTGCAACAATGGGATAAGCAGCTCAGAGTTTGGGATTCTGAGCTGATCCGTGGCCCCGCCGCTGTTGCTAGCGTCGCTGGCGTGGTCCCGAAGCGTTTCGGGGCCATGGGCGCGCCTGCAGGCACGCGACGCCGCGGTCGTCAAGGGAAGCATGCGATGTTAAGGCAAAGCTTGGGGCGGCCGGACGGGCTGCCGCCGTTGCGGGGGGCCGCCGGGGCGCGGGCATGAGGTGCGGCACGGTTTCATCGCGCCCGGGCTGCGTCGCGGCCGCGCTCGTCGTCGCGCTCGCCCTTACGGCCTGCAACCGGCAGGAGAAGGAGCCGCCGGCGCCTGTGCGCTACGTCCGCACCGTGACGGTCGAGCCGCTGCGCCAGGCGCCCGATCTCACCTTCGCCGGCCATGTCGAGGCGCAGGACCAGGCGTCGCTGGCGTTCCGCATCGGCGGGCGGCTGGCCGAGCGGCTGGTCGGCGTCGGCGCGAGCGTCGTCGCCGGGCAGGTCGTCGCCCGGCTCGATCCCGAGAACGAGCTCAACGACCTGCGCGCGGCCCAGGCCGGGCTGACCGCGGCGCAGGGCGACCTGCGCAAGGCGGAGAACCAGCACCAGCGCCAGAGCCATCTGCTCGAGCGGCACATCACCACCCAGGCGGATTACGAGGCGGCCCAGCAGGGGCTCACCGCCGCCCGCGCCCAGGTCGACGCGGCCCAGGCCCGGGTCGCCTCGGCCGAGGACATCGTCGGCTTCACCACGCTGAAGGCCGATGCGCCGGGCGTCGTCACGCGCGTCGGCGCGGAGCCGGCCGAGGTCGTCGCCGCCGGCCGCATGATCGTCCAGCTGGCGCGGCGGGAGGGGCGCGACGCGGTGTTCGAGATTCCGGCCGACCTGGTCCGGCGGGTCACGCCGGGCCTTCAGGTGCGCGTCACACTCGCCGGGGAGGCGGGCACGGAGGTGGCCGGCCGGGTGCGGGAGATCGCGCCCCAGGCCGACCCCGTCACCCGGACCTTCCAGGTCCGGGTCGGCCTCGCCGAGCCGCCGCCGGCCTTCAGGCTCGGCGCGGCCGTCTCCGGCTCGGTCCGTCCCGCCGGCGGCGGGTTGATCGCCGTACCCGCGACGGCGCTGACGCGGCGGGACCAGTCCGCCGGCGCCTGGATCGTCGATCCGCAGAGCCTGACCGTCGCTCTGCGCAAGCTCGACGTCGCGAATTCCGATCCGGCCACGGCCTGGATCGCCAAGGGACTGAACGTCGGCGACATCGTCGTCACCGCCGGAGCCGGGCTTCTGCAGGAAGGCCAGAAGGTGCGCCTGATGGGAGCGGAGCCGCGATGAGATTCAACCTCTCGGAATGGGCGCTGAAGAGCCGCTCGGTGGTGATCTATCTGATGATCATCGCGGTGGTGGCCGGCGTCTTCGCCTTCGTCAAGCTCGGCCGCAACGAGGATCCGGCCTTCGTCATCAAGACGATGGTGGTGTCCGCGGTCTGGCCCGGCGCCAGCATGGAAGACACGCTGACCCAGGTGACGGAGCGGCTCGAGCGGCAGCTCGAGGAGACGCCCGGGCTCGACATGGTGCGCAGCTACACCAAGCCCGGCGTGACGACGATCTTCGTCAACCTCAAGGGCGACGTACCCGGGCGGCAGGTGCAGGACACCTGGTACCGGGTCCGCAACCTGATCGCCGACATGCGCCACACGCTGCCGGCCGGCACGCTCGGGCCGTTCTTCAACGACCGCTTCGGCGACACCTACGGCATCATCTACGGCTTCACCGCCGACGGTTTCTCCACCCGCGAGCTGCGCGATCACGTCGAGACCATCCGCTCGCGGCTGCTGCTCGTGCCCGACGTCTCGAAGATCGAGATCATCGGCGCGCAGGACGAGCGCATCTTCATCGAGTTCTCGGTGCGCGAGCTCGCCAATCTCGGCCTCGACCGCGCGGCGCTGCTGGCGGCCCTGCAGGCCCAGAACGTGGTGCGGCCGGCGGGCACGGTGCAGACGCAGGCCGAGACCTTCTCGGTCAGGGTCTCGGGCGCCTTCCAGTCGGAGGCCGACCTGCTCGGCATCAACTTCCCGGTCGGGGACCGGATGGTCAGGCTCGCCGATATCGCGACGATCAGGCGCGGCCAGGCCGATCCGCCGACGCCGATGTTCCGCACCAACGGGCAAGACGCGATCGGGCTCGGCATCGCCATGCGCGAGGGCGGCGACATCCTGGCGCTCGGCGCCAACATCAAGAAGGCGATGGGCGAGATCACCGCCGGCCTGCCGCTCGGCATCGAGCCTCATCTCGTCGCCGACCAGGCGGTGACCGTCTCCTATGCGATCGACGACTTCATGTCGTCGCTCTGGCAGGCGGTCGGCATCATCCTCGTCGTCAGCTTCATCAGCCTCGGCGTGCGGCCGGGCCTCGTCGTCGCGCTGGCGATCCCGCTGACGCTCGCCATCGTCTTCGCCTGCATGCTGGTCGCCGGCATCGACATGCAGCGCATCTCGCTCGGCGCGCTGATCATCGCGCTCGCGCTCCTGGTCGACGACGCCATGACCACGACCGACGCCATGGTCACCCGGCTCGCCGCCGGCGAGCCGAAGCTGAAGGCGGCGACCTTCGCCTTCGACAAATACGCCACCGCGATGCTCGCCGGCACGCTCGTCACCATCGCCGGCTTCGTGCCGATCGGCTTCGCCGCGAGCTCGGCCGGCGAATACACCTTCTCGCTGTTCGCGGTGGTGACGATCGCGCTCGTCGTCTCCTGGTTCGTCGCCGTGCTGTTCGCGCCGGTGCTCGGCGTCGCCATGCTGAAGGCGCCGGACGCCGCCGCGCAGGGCGCCGAGCCCGGCCGGGTCGAGCGCGGCTTCCGGTCCATGCTCTCGGGCGCGATCAAGCTGCGCTGGATCACCATCGCCGTGACGCTCGCGCTCTTCGCCGCCTCGATCATGGCGCTGCCGCTGGTGCCGCGCCAGTTCTTCCCGGCCTCCGACCGGCCGGAGCTGCTCGTCGATCTGAGCCTGCCGCAGAACGCCTCGATCTATGCCAGCGAGGGGCTGGTCGACCGCTTCGAGGCGGCGCTGAAGGGCGATCCCGACATCGAGCGCTGGAGCACCTATATCGGCCGCGGCGCGATCCGCTTCTATCTCCCGCTCGATGCGCGGCTGCCGAACGACTTCTTCAGCCAGGCGGTGATCGTCGCCAAGGACGTGCCCGCCCGCGAGCGCGTGCAGAAGAAGCTCGAGACGCTGCTGGCCACGGAGTTCCCCAATGTGATCGGGCGCGTCTCGCCGCTCGAGCTCGGCCCGCCGGTCGGCTGGCCGGTGCAGTACCGGGTGAGCGGCCCCGACATCGCCGAGGTCCGCACCATCGCGATGAAGCTCGCCCAGGTCGTCGCCACCAACCCCAATACGCGGCAGATCAATTTCGACTGGATCGAGCCGTCGCGGCAGCTGCGCCTGCGGGTCGATCAGGACGAGGCGCGCCGGCTCGGCCTCTCGTCGGCGGCGGTCGCGGCCATCGTCAACACGGTTCTCTCCGGCACCGTCGTGACGCAGGTGCGCGATTCGATCTATCTCGTCGACGTCGTCGTGCGGGCGCAGGATGCCGAGCGCGTCTCGCTCGACACGCTGCGCAGCATGCAGGTCGCGCTGCCCTCGGGCCGCTCGGTGCCGGTGTCGCAGTTCGTCAGCTTCGATTACGGGCTCGACACGCCGCTGATCTGGCGCCGCGACCGCGTGCCGAACCTGACGGTCGCCGCCGATGTGACGCCCGGCACCCTGCCGGAGACCGTCGTCACCGCGCTGCAACCGGCGGTGGACGCGTTCCGGGCGACGCTGCCGGCCGACTACGACGTCGCCGTCGGCGGCTCGGTCGAGGAAAGCGCCAAGTCGCAGGCCTCGGTCATCGCCGTGGTGCCGGTGATGCTGCTGATCATGTTCACCGTGCTGATGGCGCAGCTCAAGAGCTTCAGGCTGTTCGCGATCGTGCTCTCGATCGCGCCGCTCGGGCTGATCGGCGTGGTCGGGGCGCTCCTCATCTCGGGCAAGCCGCTCGGCTTCGTCGCCCTGCTCGGCATCCTCGCCCTGATCGGCATCATCACCAAGAACGCGGTGATCCTGGTCGGCCAGATCGAGGACGAGCGCGCCGCCGGCAAGAGCGTCGCCCAGGCCGCGATCGACGCCGCCGGGACGCGCTTCCGGCCGATCATGCTGACCGCCGTCTCGACCGTGCTCGGCATGATCCCGATCGCGCCGACCGTGTTCTGGGGGCCGATGGCCTTCGCGATCATGGGCGGCCTGCTGGTGGCGACGGTGCTGACGCTCGTTCTCCTCCCCGTCCTCTATGTGACCGTCTTCGGCGCCGCGACCCCCGCAGGCGAGGCGCAGCGGACGGCCGACGCAGGAGCCTCCCTGTCATGAGCGCGATCGCGACGCGGCGGATGCCGGGGACCGGACTGGGACGGGCGGCGATGATCGTGCTGGTGGCGACGGCGCTCGCCTCCTGCCGCGACGAGCAGGCGCCGCAGGTGCAGGACCGGCCGGTCGGCGTCGTCACCGTCGCGGCGGGGCAGTTCGCCGACGACCTCCAGCTCAGTGGCGAGATCCAGGCCGAGAAGGATGTCGGGCTCGCCTTCCGCATCGGCGGGCGCGTCCTCGACCGCCCGGTCAATGTCGGCGACCGGCTGACGGCCGGGCAGGTCGTCGCGCGGCTGGAGCCCACCCTGGAGCAGAACGCGCTGACCGCGGCGCTGGCGGCGCTGGAGGCGGCGCGCGGCGAGGTCACCACGACGCGCAACACCTTCGCGCGCCAAGAGAGCCTGATGGCGCAGGGCTTCACCACGCGTCCGCGCTTCGACCAGGCGCAGCGGGCGCAGGAGACGGCGCAGGCCGCGCTGGAGACCGCGGAGGCGCAGGTCGAGCTGGCGCGCGACCGGCTCAGCTTCACGGAGTTGCGCACCGATGTCGCCGGCGTGGTCACAGCCCGGCGCATCGAGCCGGGCGAGGTGGTGCAGCCGGGCCAGGTCGTGGCCCAGGTCGCCCGCGACGACGATCGCGACGCGGTCTTCAACGTGCCGGCGGCGATGCTTGCCGGCCATCTCGCCGATGCGAAGATCCGCGTCGCGCTCGCGGATGCGCCGGCCGTCACGGCCTATGGCACGATCCGCGAGGTCGCGCCGCAGGCCGATCCGGTGACGCGGACCTTCGCCGTCAGGGTCGGCTTGCAGAATCCGCCCGATGCGATGCGGCTCGGCTCCACCGTCGTCGGCATCGTCGAGATCTCGACGGCGGCGATCATCGCGATCCCGGCGAGCGCGCTCACCCAGCAGGGCCGCTCGCCGGCGGTGTGGATCGTCGATCCCGTGAAGTCGACCGTCTCGCTGCGCAATGTCGACGTGCTGCGCTTCGATCCGGACACGGTCATCCTGTCGCAGGGGCTGGAACCCGGCGAAACCATCGTCTCGGCCGGAATCCAGGCCCTGCATCCCGGGCAACGGGTCAGGCCGCTGCCCGCTCCCGGCCAGCAGGCGGCCTCGGCGCGTCCGCCGCGGCCTTGAGCGAGAAGGGCGCGGGAACCCATGGATATCGTTCCGGCCGCCGGGGAAGTGGAGAGGCTCGGGACCGAGCTCATGATCCTGGGCATCTTCCGGGACGGGCCGCTGACCGGCTCGGCGCGGGCGGCGAACGCTTGTTCCGGCGGCCGGCTCGCCGCGCTCCTCAGCCAGATCGATCTCGGCGAGGAGGCCGGCCAGGCGGAGTTCGTCGGGCCGCTGCCCGGCATCGCGGCGCAGCGCCTGCTGCTGGTCGGCCTCGGGCGGGCCGAGCGATTCTCGGACCGGGCCTACCGGCAGGCGCTGGCCGCCACGTCCCGGGTTCTCGACGGCGATCCCGCGACGGACATCGTGGTGACGCTCGCGGAAAACGAGGTGCCGCGCCGGGCGCTCGACTGGCGCATGCGCCAGGCCGGGCAGATCCTCGCCGGCCGACGTCATGATTTCGGGCTGCCCGACCGGCCGGTGAGCAAAGGCACCCGCCGCGTCATGCTGCTCGTTCCGCGCGCGCTGACCTCCGCGCTCGTCGCGGCACTGCGGCAGGGCGTGGCCATCGGGGAGGGAGTCTCCTTCGCCAGGCAACTCGGCGACCTGCCGCCGGATCTGTGCACGCCGGCCTTCATCCTGCGGATGGCGCAGGCGATGGCGCAGCAGTTCGGCTTCCGGCTGGACGTGCTGGAGCGGCCCGCCTTCCAGCGGCCGCGGCCGGCGGCGTTCCCGCCGCGGGAGGAGGCCGGCGCCGGCAGGCTGATCGTGATGCGCCGCGAGCGCCGCAGGCAGGCCGGCAGGCCGATCGTGCTGATCAGCGACGACGTCGCGGCCCATGACCTGCCGCTCGCGCGCGAGCGGGCCGGGCCGGGCCGTCCGGTCCGCGACATGCGCGGCATCGGCAGCGTCTTCGGCGCGATGCGGGCGGTCGAGCGGCTCGATCTCGCCGTGAACGTGGTCGGGCTGGTCGCCGTCTCGGGGCGGGAGGGCACGCCCTGCGCCATCGGGCGGGACGCAGCGGCGCCGGCCCCCGAGGCCTCGAGCGTTTCCCTGCTCGGCGACGTGCTGGCTTACGCCGCGCAGTTCTCGCCGAGCTGCGTCATCGACGTCGCCGGGTTGAGCCGGGCCGGCATGCTGGCGCTCGGCA comes from the Bosea sp. (in: a-proteobacteria) genome and includes:
- a CDS encoding SLC13 family permease, which translates into the protein MSPIAYTGLIIAIAVVLFITNRVPVVLVAMGTALGLWATGVLTLPQALAGLGDPAVIFIASLFVVSSGLEVTGVTAWAGQLLIRGAGEESRTRLLVLMMGLVALLVALISLNGAVAALLPVVVVTAVRLKRNSSQLLMPLVFAGHAGSMLALTGTPVNVLVSEAALDAGVGGFGFFEFALAGVPLLVGTMAIIILFGERLLPQRNGATMPADFSRHAKTLVEQYGLSSGIHQLRIRATCPYVGQPSSAITLADWPGLQLVAVQDGATAGPLRRTAIADGDQLLLRGDAEAVADFAARMHLSFREEGPTDSEETLFNRRSGLAEVVIPPRSGLIGQTVFPGMVTESGDLIILAVQRGAGEPTDGDEPKTAGVVLQPGDTMLLQGTWKALDTHLDDPDVLVVSSPELVRRQAVPMGPGAKQAIIILLAMVVMLATGIVPSAVAGLLAAGAIILSGIMTVEQSYRAISWTTVILVGAMMPLSTAMIETGAAQMLADRLVAMVGDAGPMALLAGLFVLTAVLGQLISNTATALIIIPIGVAAAASMGISPRPVLMSTAVAAAGAFLTPIATPTNLMVMGPGGYVFSDYWKLGLPLLIWFFVVAVFIVPLIWRF
- a CDS encoding alpha/beta fold hydrolase; amino-acid sequence: MKRLERRPRPGHVRLPRLLPLALAAGLAGCASTPRGLLEPVSPVPGTDKVDMLAATTRAHSADAGVLFSGERGEGVSFRNIVVSIPREREVGTIQLPRSIPGDPARDFVVTASKPVPKARLGDWFRATGGRAKRVFVFVHGFNTPFDRAVFRFAQLAHDADADAAPVLFSWPSRGFLLDYSRDFDNASYSRSDLADLLKVAAASPAVREIVILAHSMGSWPAVEAVRQIALEDGGVPRKIGNLILASPDLDVGVFRRQIEDMGTKRPQITVFSAQHDRALQLSRFIARGATRLGGIDPTQEEYRRQFAGLSGITVIDLSEVNSDRLNHDLFAASPDAVRLIGDRLLQGQVITDGDVSAPVAAAGALGSAATLLITASIRVFDAASAP
- a CDS encoding AbgT family transporter, with the protein product MTTAAAPKTAMQRFLDGVERVGNMVPHPVVIFLILIGIVIALSAVLGLFGAAVTFERINPETHKIEQASTAIRSLLTLEGIRFMYSSLVPNFMSFTAVGLMIVAMIGAGVAEESGLVTALIRKLVIVSPGWALTYILSFVGILSSIAADAGYLVLIPLAGVAYLAVGRNPVAGLALGFAAVAGAFTVNMLIKPLDAVLVEFTNDAARLVDPNRSIGLASNLWFSIASVLVLTIVVAFITDRVVSPRLGAYDPKTAAEGTVTEQGAVLSKAESRGLRYAGFGMLALIAVFCLLTLPAGAPLRNPTTGELIGNSPFMNGLIALIMLMFLISGWTYGIGAGTMRTLTEVIAAIEKSIKSMGGTIFLFFVLSQFVAYFTYTNIGTVMALSLSGVLQAANIGALPLLIGFIVVVAIIDLLLTGAIAKWAIFAPVFVPLLMKLGVEPEAVLAAYRVGDSPMNAITPLNAYFALVVGFTQKYDRNAGVGTVVSLMLPYVVWMFVVWTALFALWKVLGLPWGL
- a CDS encoding efflux RND transporter permease subunit, which gives rise to MRFNLSEWALKSRSVVIYLMIIAVVAGVFAFVKLGRNEDPAFVIKTMVVSAVWPGASMEDTLTQVTERLERQLEETPGLDMVRSYTKPGVTTIFVNLKGDVPGRQVQDTWYRVRNLIADMRHTLPAGTLGPFFNDRFGDTYGIIYGFTADGFSTRELRDHVETIRSRLLLVPDVSKIEIIGAQDERIFIEFSVRELANLGLDRAALLAALQAQNVVRPAGTVQTQAETFSVRVSGAFQSEADLLGINFPVGDRMVRLADIATIRRGQADPPTPMFRTNGQDAIGLGIAMREGGDILALGANIKKAMGEITAGLPLGIEPHLVADQAVTVSYAIDDFMSSLWQAVGIILVVSFISLGVRPGLVVALAIPLTLAIVFACMLVAGIDMQRISLGALIIALALLVDDAMTTTDAMVTRLAAGEPKLKAATFAFDKYATAMLAGTLVTIAGFVPIGFAASSAGEYTFSLFAVVTIALVVSWFVAVLFAPVLGVAMLKAPDAAAQGAEPGRVERGFRSMLSGAIKLRWITIAVTLALFAASIMALPLVPRQFFPASDRPELLVDLSLPQNASIYASEGLVDRFEAALKGDPDIERWSTYIGRGAIRFYLPLDARLPNDFFSQAVIVAKDVPARERVQKKLETLLATEFPNVIGRVSPLELGPPVGWPVQYRVSGPDIAEVRTIAMKLAQVVATNPNTRQINFDWIEPSRQLRLRVDQDEARRLGLSSAAVAAIVNTVLSGTVVTQVRDSIYLVDVVVRAQDAERVSLDTLRSMQVALPSGRSVPVSQFVSFDYGLDTPLIWRRDRVPNLTVAADVTPGTLPETVVTALQPAVDAFRATLPADYDVAVGGSVEESAKSQASVIAVVPVMLLIMFTVLMAQLKSFRLFAIVLSIAPLGLIGVVGALLISGKPLGFVALLGILALIGIITKNAVILVGQIEDERAAGKSVAQAAIDAAGTRFRPIMLTAVSTVLGMIPIAPTVFWGPMAFAIMGGLLVATVLTLVLLPVLYVTVFGAATPAGEAQRTADAGASLS
- a CDS encoding efflux RND transporter periplasmic adaptor subunit, whose product is MRCGTVSSRPGCVAAALVVALALTACNRQEKEPPAPVRYVRTVTVEPLRQAPDLTFAGHVEAQDQASLAFRIGGRLAERLVGVGASVVAGQVVARLDPENELNDLRAAQAGLTAAQGDLRKAENQHQRQSHLLERHITTQADYEAAQQGLTAARAQVDAAQARVASAEDIVGFTTLKADAPGVVTRVGAEPAEVVAAGRMIVQLARREGRDAVFEIPADLVRRVTPGLQVRVTLAGEAGTEVAGRVREIAPQADPVTRTFQVRVGLAEPPPAFRLGAAVSGSVRPAGGGLIAVPATALTRRDQSAGAWIVDPQSLTVALRKLDVANSDPATAWIAKGLNVGDIVVTAGAGLLQEGQKVRLMGAEPR
- a CDS encoding M20/M25/M40 family metallo-hydrolase, which produces MSTPNIPLDVEAAIAHLMRFLSVEGVTGQEAKIGAAVVDALKAVGVPASAIRFDDANKRIPLPTETGNLIVDLPGTRPGPRLLFSTHLDTVPLCAGAKPKREGDRIVSDGTTALGGDARTGVALLVVLAETLIKHKLPHPPITLLFTVREESGLHGARELDPKDLGGAAMCINVDGQLSSELLIGAVGQENWEVEITGKASHAGVAPEKGISATLVGAIAIAEARREGWFGKIVKPDGRGTSNVGIFGGKGGTVAAGDATNVVTDYAFIRGEARSPEAAFATKIAEGFKAAFAKAQGEVKDDAGETAKVTFTHKPSYPPFELAKDAPVVQRAAKALGLLGIEPVYLFSNGGLDANWLDKHGVPTITIGAGQAEIHTIKEYVRLDEYEKGCRLGILMATLED